A segment of the Drosophila mauritiana strain mau12 unplaced genomic scaffold, ASM438214v1 Y_05, whole genome shotgun sequence genome:
CGAACTCCTCAACTGGTTATTGCTATATGCAGTACTGTTTTGTTACGAAATTCGATCAATAATATAGGAAATTTAAAAAGGGTATATACTACTAAACCACTATTCTCCGGGTGTCCACACCTCGAATCAGGCCAACGTATGGTGGTGCTTTTGGTCGGGATAGTTCTCTAAGAACTGAATGGATCGCGATGTGGCGGCGGTAATGGTTGACGATACGTCCATAAACCGATATTTCTTCTCATCGCGATAGAGTAAGGGGTAGCAAATGATGCCGTAGTAGAAGACGAGGCAGAGAAAGATAACGGTGAAGATGATGGCGatgacatttttaatttatttcgaaTTTACGATTGAGCACGAACGCGGGTCGAAATCAGTTCGTTGCCACGAGAACGGGACACAGACGCAAAACAGAGACTCGAGAATCACACAAAGCAACAAGAAAACAAGACAAAAacctttgatgtcttcattatttaaaatttgtgtgttgaataaatcaatttttggctagtgtgatagtatcaataatgttttgtaagtcaaatgttaataaacgtaaacgatgttttcgtaaCGGCAATTCTTTAAACAGTTTGgagttaataataaattgttgtttattgttttcaattaaatcatttattttattctgcattttaatgaattcatggtgatccggagttccagctaaccatttcgaaaaaggtgcctaactcatttattcccctttttgatctagttggtatcagttgtgacaaaattaattctagtatctgtatttcgtaagtaatttcccattgtgtccgtataATTCTT
Coding sequences within it:
- the LOC117149956 gene encoding uncharacterized protein LOC117149956; amino-acid sequence: KNVIAIIFTVIFLCLVFYYGIICYPLLYRDEKKYRFMDVSSTITAATSRSIQFLENYPDQKHHHTLA